ATACCTGCGTCGTCTCCGGCGACAAGCTGGAGGGCGGCGACATGGGCGGCCCCATCGATTATATCCACAAGGAGGAGGGAAAACCCGACCGGCTCGTGCGCTTTTGCTGCAAGGGCTGCATCCGGGATTTTCAAAAAGACCCGGCCAAATACCTGAAAAAGATCGATGACGCGGCCGCCGCCAAAACTGCAGGCTCCGACGGACACGGCGGGCACCATCACTGAATTCCGGTGCGGCCATCTGCTTTGGCCCCGGAAAGAGTTGGCGCGGTTTGCGAGTCGATTGGCGGATACGGCCAGTGCGCTGGCGGTATCAGGCGAGTAGAGTGAGAGCATCGTGGAGCGCGGCAAATCGCGCTTCGCACAACTCATCCATTATTCGCCATGTCCAAAATCTGGTTCATCACCGGCAGTTCGCGCGGCCTCGGTCGCGCTTTCGCCGAGGTCATTCTCGCCGCGGGTCACCGCGTCGTCGCCACCGCCCGCGATCCCGGGCGGCTTTCCGATCTCGCCGCCGCGCACGGCGACCGTTTCCGCGCGGTGCGGCTCGACGTCGATTCGCCGGAAGAGTCGTCGCAGGCGGTCGCGGCGGCGCTCGACGCCTTCGGGCGCATCGACGTGCTCGTCAACAACGCCGGCTTCGGCTTCATCGGCGCGTTCGAAGAAATGACGCCGGAGGATTTCCGGCGGCAAATCGACACCAATTTCTGGGGCACGGTGAACGTGACGCGGGCCGCATTGCCGCACCTGCGCCGCCAGGGCGCGGGGCACATTTTCCAGGTCACTTCCATTGGCGGGCGCTTCTCCTCCGCCGGGCTTTCCGGCTATCACGCAGCCAAGTTCGCCGTGGAGGGATTCAGCGAAGCCCTCGCGAAAGAAATCAGACCGCTCGGCCTCAAGCTCACCATCGTCGAGCCGGGTGGTTTTCGCACCGACTGGGCGGGCGCGTCGATGGCGTTTGCCGAGCCGATCGAGGCCTACGACGCCACCGTCGGCCAGATGCGGACGATGCTCGCGAACTTCACGGGCCACGAGCAGGGCGATCCGCGCAAGGCGGCCGAGGTTCTCCTTCAGGCCGCTGAAATGGCGGAGCCGCCGCTGCGCCTGCCGCTCGGCGGCGATGCGATGCTTTTCCTGCGCAACAGCTACGAGCAATCTCTGGCGGAGCTGGAGCGCTGGTCCGCATTCACGCGCTCGACGGATTATCCCGGAGCGATATTGTCGGAAGAGGTTAAGTCGCTGGCTTGAGTCCGCGTTGATTCCATCCTGTTCGTTTTCGCATGAGCGCACCCACCTTTCGTTTTCCCGACATCCGGCCCACACTGCGCGAATTGGGCGTCGATGCCGGCCGGGTGCTGCGCGCGGCCGGGTTGCCGCTGGCGGTGGGCGGCGAGTCCGGGATGCTGCTGACCACGGAACAGATGTTCGCCTTCTGGCGGGCGCTGGAAACGGTGGGCGACGATCCTCTGACCGGCATCGAGCTGGCCCGCCGGATTCCGCTGGAGCGGCACCACCCGGCCTGCATCGCGGCGCAGCATGCGCGGACGTTTCGCGATGCGTTGCAGCGCTTCGCCCGCTACAAGTATCTCTGTTGCGCGGAGGAGATGGCGCTGGCCGAGGGCGGCGGGGAATGCCGCGCGGAGTTTTCCTGGCTGCGGACGACGGAGCCGGTGCCTCCCCGGTTGCTCGACGCGGCGTTTGCCGGCACGGTGGAGCTGGGCCGGCGCGGCATCCGGCGTCCGCTGAATCCGTTGCGCGTCGAGCTGGCCCGCCCGCCGGCGGCGGTGGAGCGGTTCGAGGCCTACTTTGGCTGCCGGGTGCATTTCCGGGCGCGGCGCAATGTCATCGTCTTCCGGCTTTCCGATCTCGATCTGCCGTTCGTCACCTACAATGCGGAGTTGCTGGAAATGCTGAGCCCGTCGCTTGACCGGGAACTGGCGCGGCGCAAGGCGACCTCGACGCTGGCGGGGCAGGCAAAGTGGGTGATGCAGCGGCTGGTCGGCGCACGCCTGCCGCAGATCGGCGAAGTGGCGAAGGAACTGGCGGTGAGTCCGCGCACGTTGCAGCGGC
This genomic stretch from Termitidicoccus mucosus harbors:
- a CDS encoding oxidoreductase, which encodes MSKIWFITGSSRGLGRAFAEVILAAGHRVVATARDPGRLSDLAAAHGDRFRAVRLDVDSPEESSQAVAAALDAFGRIDVLVNNAGFGFIGAFEEMTPEDFRRQIDTNFWGTVNVTRAALPHLRRQGAGHIFQVTSIGGRFSSAGLSGYHAAKFAVEGFSEALAKEIRPLGLKLTIVEPGGFRTDWAGASMAFAEPIEAYDATVGQMRTMLANFTGHEQGDPRKAAEVLLQAAEMAEPPLRLPLGGDAMLFLRNSYEQSLAELERWSAFTRSTDYPGAILSEEVKSLA
- a CDS encoding AraC family transcriptional regulator, translated to MSAPTFRFPDIRPTLRELGVDAGRVLRAAGLPLAVGGESGMLLTTEQMFAFWRALETVGDDPLTGIELARRIPLERHHPACIAAQHARTFRDALQRFARYKYLCCAEEMALAEGGGECRAEFSWLRTTEPVPPRLLDAAFAGTVELGRRGIRRPLNPLRVELARPPAAVERFEAYFGCRVHFRARRNVIVFRLSDLDLPFVTYNAELLEMLSPSLDRELARRKATSTLAGQAKWVMQRLVGARLPQIGEVAKELAVSPRTLQRRIAEEGSNFRQLLADARRELAHQYLREPSMTLTETACLLGFEDPNSFYRAFREWEGVTPGEWRRRHAVAGAAA